The Knoellia sp. S7-12 region GGTCCGCGTCGAGGTCACCTTCCAGGGCGAGGAACTTGTGCAGACCGCGGACCGAGACCAACGTGCGGGCAGCAGAGTTCGCCGCCAGGGCCGGGTGGTCCGCATCGCCCTCGCGCAGACGCGCCAGGAACTCACTGACGTGCTTCTCGCTCACCTTCGCGGGGTCATCGACACCGATGACGGCGAGGTATGCCGTCCAGCGGCCCAGATCGCGCCGGTAGGCCTTGAGCGTGTTGACCGACAGACCTCGCTCGACGTCGAGGTGGGTCAGCCACGACCGAACCGCGCGGTCGACGGCATTGCGAACCCTTGCGTCCGGCAACTCGGCGGGTATGCCGCCGGGTTGCCGGACGCTGTGGGTCTGGTGCTCGCTCAGGCGAGCACCTCGGCGAGCTCGCGGTGCTCGAGTCCATGCGCGCTGGCGACCGGGCCATAGACGATCTCGCCAGCGTGGGTGTTGAGGCCCTCGGCCAAGGCGTGATCGTCGCGCAACGCCTGCTGCCAGCCCTTGTTGGCGAGGCGCACGGCATACGGAAGGGTGGCGTTGGTCAGCGCCCACGTCGACGTGTTCGGCACGGCACCGGGCATGTTGGCGACGCAATAGAAGATCGACTCGTGAACCTGGAAGGTCGGATCGGCGTGCGTCGTCGGTCGGGTGTCCTCGAAGCAGCCTCCCTGATCGACCGCAATGTCAACGAGAACCGAGCCCGGCTTCATCTGGGCCACCATGTCGTTGGTGACGAGCTTGGGTGCCTTGGCTCCCGGGATGAGGACCGAGCCGATGACCATGTCAGCGTCGAGGATCTGCTGCTGCACAGCTAGCGTTGAGCTGGCGAGCTGCTTGATCCGGTTCTGCCAGCGCCAGAACACCATGCGCAGCTTGTCGAGGTCGGTGTCGAGGATGGTGACGTCGGCTCCCATGCCGAGTGCGATGTTGGCGGCGTTCTGCCCCGCCACTCCCCCACCGAGGACAACGACCTTGGCGCTGGCGACGCCGCCGACTCCGCCCATGAGGACACCGCGTCCACCGTGGGCCTTCATGAGTGAGTGCGCTCCGACCTGGGGCGCGAGGCAGCCGGCGACCTCGGACATCGGATAGAGCAGCGGGAGAAGGCCATTGGGCAGGCGCACCGTCTCGTAGGCGATGGCCGTCGTCTTCGCCTTGACCAGCTCACGGGTCAGCTGCTCCTCGGCAGCGAGGTGAAGATAGGTGAAGAGGGTGAGGTCCTCGCGCAGTCGGTGGTACTCCTGCTCGACCGGCTCCTTGACCTTCATGACCATCTCAGCCTCGGCCCAGACGTCGTCTGCGGTGTCGACGATCCGAGCACCCTGCGAGACGTATTCGTCGTCGGTGATCGACGATCCGAGGCCTGCGCCCTTCTGGACGTGCACCTCATGACCGTGTTTGACGAGCTCGTGCACCCCCACCGGCGTGATGCCGACGCGGAACTCGTTGTTCTTGACCTCGCTGGGGATACCGATGCGCACCTGCTGACTCCTTTGTCCTAAGGCTGCGGTGGGTGTGCCGCGATGCGAGTCTAGGACCCGTGAAGATCTATGCGGACCTGCCCGGACGTCGACTCGTCCAGATCCTTGCCGACCTCGGGCTCCTGGCCTGGATAGCCCTGTGGGCATGGGTGGGTCGCCGTGTCCACGACGTGACGATGGCGCTGGCCGAGCCGGGTCGTCAGCTCCAGGGAGCAGGTGCCGGCTTCCGCGAGAAGCTCACGGCCGCCGGCGATGGCGTGGACGACCTGCCGCTGCTGGATGACCGCATCGCCGGTCCGTTCCGGTCGGCCGCCGGCGCGGGCACCGACATCGAGAAGGCGGGCACCGACCTGATCAGGGCCGTGGAGCGCCTTGCCCTCCTCATCGGATGGACAACGGCTCTGGTGCCGATCCTCATCGTCGCGATCTGGTGGGCGCTGGCCCGTGGTCGGTTCGTCCGTCGGGCGTCGGCGGCGCAGCGGTTCATCGACGCCGACGACGACCTCGATCTGTTCGCACTACGCGCGATGGCCAATCAACCGATGGCTGCGCTGGCCAAGGTGTCGTCCGACCCGAGTGGTGCATGGCGCCGAGGTGACCGGGACACGATCAGGGCACTGGCCCTGCTCGAGCTCAAGGACTCTGGTCTGCGGCCACCACGACCGGCCTGAGGTCCTCGGCGGGCGGCGCCCACGAGGCGGGACCGGCGTCGACCTGCTCGCCGGAGCGGATGTCCTTGACCTGGTGCGCGACGTCGCCACTACCGGGGAACCAGACAAAAGGTATGCCGCGCCGGTCGGCATACCGGATCTGCTTTCCGAACTTCGCGGCGGTCGGGGCGACTTCACACGGGATTCCCCGGGCGCGCAGCGCCTTGGCGACCGCTGCAGAGTCGCGTCTTGATGCCTCCTCGACGACGGCGACCAGGACGGCTGCCGGGGTGGCGCGGGAGGCGGTGACAAGGCCCTTGCCGATGAGGAGTCCGAGGAGCCGGGAGACGCCGATGGAGATCCCGACCCCGGGATAGGTCGTCCTGCCGTCGCTCGCAAGGGCGTCGTAGCGACCGCCCGAGCAGAAGGAGCCCCACGACTCGTAGCCATCGAGCTGGGTCTCATAGACCGTGCCGGTGTAGTAGTCGAGGCCACGGGCGATCTTGAGGTCCGCGACCATCGCGCCGGGCGCGTTGTCGAGGCCGCTCTGGATGACGGCAGACAGGGCCTCGAGGCCCTCGTCGAGCGTTGGGTGCTGCACTCCGAGCTCGCGGACCCGGTCGACGAACGACAGGTCCTCGGTGCGGATGGCCGCCAGGGCCAGGCACTGGTCGGCCTGCTCCTCCGTGCGCCCCGCCTCGACGAGCAGGGTCTTGACCTTGGCGGGGCCGATCTTGTCGAGCTTGTCGACGATGCGCAGCGTGCCAGCGACGTCGTCAATGCCCACGCCGCGATAGAAACCCTCAGGGATCTTGCGGTTGTTGACCTGGATCGTCATCCGACCCACGGGCAGCTTGCTGAAGACCTCTGCAATGACCAGAGGCATCTCCGCCTCGAAGTGAGAGCTGAGTTCGCCGACGTCGACGACGTCGATGTCGGCCTGGGTGAATTCGCGGTAGCGGCCCTCTTGGGGTCGCTCGCCCCTCCACACCTTCTGGATCTGGTAGCGGCGGTAGGGGAAGGTCAGCTTGCCGGCGTTCTCGAGGACGAACCTCGCGAAGGGCACGGTGAGGTCGAAGTGCAAGCCCAACTCGGGTTCCTTGCCAGATGCTTCGCCGCGGTCGGCGAGGCGTGACACGGCATAGATCTCCTTGTCGGCGTCGCCGCCCTTGCCCACGAGACGGTCGACCGGCTCGACGGCGCGCGTCTCGAGCGAGGTGAAACCGTGCAGCTCGAACGTCTCGCGGATGACATCAAGGAAGTATTGCTCCACGACGCGTTCGGCTGGCAGGTATTCGGGGAAGCCGCTGAGCTTGGTGACCTTCACGCGTTCAATCCTTGCAGGTAGGGGTTGGTGCTCCGCTCACGACGCATGGAGGTGGCCGATCCGTGGCCCGGGAGCACCAGGGTCGAGTCGGGCAGGGGCAGGACGACGTCGCGCAATGAACGTTCCATCGCAGCGCCGTCTCCCCCGGGCAGGTCAGTGCGCCCGATGGAACCGGCGAAGAGGACGTCGCCCGTGATCATCGTGCGGTCGAGTTCCTCCGGTGCACGAACCCCCTCGGGCAGCTCGGCGAAGCCGAACATGACCGAGCCCTCGGTGTGGCCCGGTGCGTGCAGCACCTCGAGATCCAGCCCGGCAAGGGTCAGCGACTCACGGTCGGTCACCTCGACGACCTTGCTCGGCTCGGTCCAGGTCGCCTTGCGACCGAACTGCTGCTCGAGCATCCCGATCAGTCCCTGGTCCAACCCACCGATCGGGTCGACGAGGCGATAGCGGTCGTCCGAGTGGATGTATGCCGCCGTGTCGGCTCCGCAGACCGGCGTCACCGAGAAGACGTGGTCGATGTGCCCGTGCGTGAGCAGGACCGCGGCCGGCTTGAGGCGGTGCTGCGTGAGGACCTCTCGCAGCGTCTCCTCGATCCCGATCCCCGGGTCGACGACGAGGCACTCCTCGCCCTCGCCAGCGGCGAGGACATAGCAGTTGGTCCCGAAGGCTGCGGCTGGGAA contains the following coding sequences:
- the ald gene encoding alanine dehydrogenase, which gives rise to MRIGIPSEVKNNEFRVGITPVGVHELVKHGHEVHVQKGAGLGSSITDDEYVSQGARIVDTADDVWAEAEMVMKVKEPVEQEYHRLREDLTLFTYLHLAAEEQLTRELVKAKTTAIAYETVRLPNGLLPLLYPMSEVAGCLAPQVGAHSLMKAHGGRGVLMGGVGGVASAKVVVLGGGVAGQNAANIALGMGADVTILDTDLDKLRMVFWRWQNRIKQLASSTLAVQQQILDADMVIGSVLIPGAKAPKLVTNDMVAQMKPGSVLVDIAVDQGGCFEDTRPTTHADPTFQVHESIFYCVANMPGAVPNTSTWALTNATLPYAVRLANKGWQQALRDDHALAEGLNTHAGEIVYGPVASAHGLEHRELAEVLA
- the hisS gene encoding histidine--tRNA ligase encodes the protein MKVTKLSGFPEYLPAERVVEQYFLDVIRETFELHGFTSLETRAVEPVDRLVGKGGDADKEIYAVSRLADRGEASGKEPELGLHFDLTVPFARFVLENAGKLTFPYRRYQIQKVWRGERPQEGRYREFTQADIDVVDVGELSSHFEAEMPLVIAEVFSKLPVGRMTIQVNNRKIPEGFYRGVGIDDVAGTLRIVDKLDKIGPAKVKTLLVEAGRTEEQADQCLALAAIRTEDLSFVDRVRELGVQHPTLDEGLEALSAVIQSGLDNAPGAMVADLKIARGLDYYTGTVYETQLDGYESWGSFCSGGRYDALASDGRTTYPGVGISIGVSRLLGLLIGKGLVTASRATPAAVLVAVVEEASRRDSAAVAKALRARGIPCEVAPTAAKFGKQIRYADRRGIPFVWFPGSGDVAHQVKDIRSGEQVDAGPASWAPPAEDLRPVVVAADQSP
- a CDS encoding MBL fold metallo-hydrolase, which gives rise to MLTIAFPAAAFGTNCYVLAAGEGEECLVVDPGIGIEETLREVLTQHRLKPAAVLLTHGHIDHVFSVTPVCGADTAAYIHSDDRYRLVDPIGGLDQGLIGMLEQQFGRKATWTEPSKVVEVTDRESLTLAGLDLEVLHAPGHTEGSVMFGFAELPEGVRAPEELDRTMITGDVLFAGSIGRTDLPGGDGAAMERSLRDVVLPLPDSTLVLPGHGSATSMRRERSTNPYLQGLNA